The Monodelphis domestica isolate mMonDom1 chromosome 7, mMonDom1.pri, whole genome shotgun sequence genome window below encodes:
- the LOC130455601 gene encoding cysteine-rich secretory protein 3-like, with the protein MLPCNQPDDDVFLILASSVLKRQAYQKYFRLDPSFELLSTKNKIIQEEIVNKHNDLRANVSPPARNMLKMKWNPEAQELAQSRENGENLFMSTIPIEWPKVIQDWYDEVSNFDYEKGRTNPKGQIEHYSQIVWYSSFKVICAMAHCPDVSFWYYYVYQYCPGGNYRPDYFYEIRASCDKCPDSCSNNLCTHPCLYTNKFANCEDLKNQVSCQHEFVKNNYKVTCQ; encoded by the exons ATGTTACCTTGCAACCAACCTGATGATGACGTTTTCTTAATTTTAGCCAGCTCAGTCCTTAAACGTCAGGCATACCAGAAGTATTTCCGACTG GATCCATCCTTTGAATTACTATCAACTAAGAATAAGATTATCCAAGAGGAAATAGTGAATAAGCACAATGACCTGAGAGCAAATGTCTCACCTCCTGCAAGAAACATGTTAAAGATGAAATGGAACCCAGAAGCACAAGAATTGGCCCAGTCCCGG gaaaatggtGAAAATCTCTTTATGTCAACTATTCCCATAGAATGGCCAAAGGTTATCCAAGATTGGTATGATGAAGTTTCAAATTTTGATTACGAAAAAGGACGAACTAACCCAAAAGGACAAATTGAACATTATTCACAGATAGTGTGGTATTCATCTTTCAAAGTTATATGTGCAATGGCCCATTGCCCTGATGTGTCTTTCTGGTACTATTATGTTTACCAATACTGCCCAGGTGGAAATTACAGGCCTGATTACTTTTATGAAATAAGAGCATCTTGTGACAAGTGCCCAGATTCCTGTAGTAACAACCTGTGCACCCATCCCTGTCTATACACCAATAAATTTGCAAACTGTGAAGACCTGAAAAATCAAGTTTCCTGCCAACATGAATTTGTCAAGAACAACTATAAGGTTACCTGTCAGTGA